A DNA window from Pseudorasbora parva isolate DD20220531a chromosome 19, ASM2467924v1, whole genome shotgun sequence contains the following coding sequences:
- the LOC137047701 gene encoding uncharacterized protein isoform X2, which translates to MSMPHMGEKGASGRSRSSRATFPQEVWRPGSGDLAQDAPQDPTHTQKIPGCLTPLSCEFSVSVSTGQADRKLEWQSGSRQSPDDGRPSSSFERSHRDASPSPSLSLPEDEIERRLNDLERKLDDLERQLLSPSSGDSWDSQSEQGSFSDDCLSRSDSLEGWLCPPLPGQVPVEPTETSNGRTAQGATEASPANKSSTETPTGSRKRNVIHSFLERLWKAMKSPFCCCCLSAVDVVEPFVPPPDLEPEPDPKPSSPAPVHSVVEPNNESLESLYNVGKMIGSGMFGCVYEGTRKFDGKRVAIKRMTKFDNFLYLDIPGHPEPLVTEVALLLMMRREPISPYVIQLYEWFEHPRKFTLVLENPEPCESLKDALTRHPGLCETVARVFMQQAVLAVQHCIEHGVFHNDINAQNILLKKNTFELKLIDFGCGQLFSSDGYESSAYLGLQDHCPPEVFTEPRFHAVPANVWALGVLLYEMVNARRPFRNRMETIQAKLRFQNGNLSLGNNILAVLGGGLELETRPEA; encoded by the exons ATGTCGATGCCTCACATGGGTGAAAAAGGAG CCTCGGGCCGCTCCAGATCCAGTAGAGCTACTTTCCCTCAGGAGGTTTGGAGACCCGGTTCTGGTGACCTTGCTCAGGATGCGCCGCAGGACCCGACCCACACACAGAAGATTCCTGGATGTTTAACACCTCTGTCTTGcgagttttctgtttctgtgtccACAGGTCAGGCTGACAGGAAGTTGGAGTGGCAGAGCGGCAGCCGGCAGAGCCCAGACGATGGACGTCCATCCTCTTCATTCGAACGCTCTCACAGAG ATGCTTCACCTTCACCATCTTTGTCCCTCCCCGAGGACGAAATAGAGAGGCGGTTAAACGATCTAGAGAGGAAGTTGGACGATCTAGAGAGGCAGTTGTTAAGCCCTAGCAGTGGTGATAGCTGGGATAGCCAAAGCGAACAGGGCAGTTTCAGCGACGACTGTTTGTCCAGGTCCGACAGCCTCGAAGGGTGGCTCTGCCCTCCGCTGCCAGGTCAAGTTCCTGTTGAGCCAACAGAGACTTCAAATGGCCGAACCGCTCAGGGTGCCACGGAGGCTTCTCCTGCGAACAAGAGCTCAACAG AAACACCCACAGGATCTAGGAAGAGGAATGTGATTCATTCTTTCCTCGAGAGGCTCTGGAAGGCTATGAAGAGTCCTTTCTGCTGCTGTTGCCTCAGCGCTGTGGATGTCGTGGAGCCTTTTGTCCCTCCACCAGATCTGGAGCCAGAACCTGATCCTAAGCCGTCCTCACCTGCGCCCGTTCACTCCGTCGTCGAGCCAAATAATG AGTCCCTTGAGTCGCTATATAATGTGGGAAAGATGATTGGATCCGGAATGTTTGGCTGTGTGTACGAGGGAACACGCAAATTTGATGGCAAAAGG GTCGCCATCAAGCGGATGACCaaatttgacaattttcttTATCTTGATATT CCTGGGCATCCCGAACCTCTCGTTACAGAAGTGGCGCTGCTGCTAATGATGAGGCGGGAACCCATCAGCCCCTACGTCATACAACTATACGAGTGGTTTGAACACCCTCGAAAATTCACCCTCGTTTTGGAGAACCCCGAACCCTGCGAGAGCTTGAAGGACGCCCTCACTCGTCATCCTGGACTGTGTGAAACAGTAGCACGGGTCTTCATGCAACAGGCCGTGCTGGCGGTACAACACTGCATCGAgcatggtgtttttcacaacGATATTAATGCACAGAATATCCTGTTGAAGAAAAACACCTTCGAGCTCAAGCTGATAGACTTTGGCTGCGGTCAGCTATTTAGCAGTGATGGCTACGAGAGCAGCGCATACCTTG GATTACAGGACCACTGCCCACCTGAAGTCTTCACAGAACCCAGATTCCACGCCGTACCAGCAAATGTCTGGGCTCTGGGAGTGCTGCTGTATGAGATGGTGAACGCACGTCGTCCTTTTCGCAATAGAATGGAGACCATACAAGCGAAACTTCGATTTCAGAATGGCAACTTATCCCTAG GAAATAACATACTTGCTGTCCTTGGTGGAGGGCTTGAGCTCGAGACTCGACCCGAAGCCTGA
- the LOC137047701 gene encoding serine/threonine-protein kinase pim-3-like isoform X1 has protein sequence MSMPHMGEKGASGRSRSSRATFPQEVWRPGSGDLAQDAPQDPTHTQKIPGCLTPLSCEFSVSVSTGQADRKLEWQSGSRQSPDDGRPSSSFERSHRDASPSPSLSLPEDEIERRLNDLERKLDDLERQLLSPSSGDSWDSQSEQGSFSDDCLSRSDSLEGWLCPPLPGQVPVEPTETSNGRTAQGATEASPANKSSTETPTGSRKRNVIHSFLERLWKAMKSPFCCCCLSAVDVVEPFVPPPDLEPEPDPKPSSPAPVHSVVEPNNESLESLYNVGKMIGSGMFGCVYEGTRKFDGKRVAIKRMTKFDNFLYLDIPGHPEPLVTEVALLLMMRREPISPYVIQLYEWFEHPRKFTLVLENPEPCESLKDALTRHPGLCETVARVFMQQAVLAVQHCIEHGVFHNDINAQNILLKKNTFELKLIDFGCGQLFSSDGYESSAYLGLQDHCPPEVFTEPRFHAVPANVWALGVLLYEMVNARRPFRNRMETIQAKLRFQNGNLSLGCMDLIGQCLAGDPTKRPTLEQMLQHKWIRNDDSTVAWSSSGDSLDQ, from the exons ATGTCGATGCCTCACATGGGTGAAAAAGGAG CCTCGGGCCGCTCCAGATCCAGTAGAGCTACTTTCCCTCAGGAGGTTTGGAGACCCGGTTCTGGTGACCTTGCTCAGGATGCGCCGCAGGACCCGACCCACACACAGAAGATTCCTGGATGTTTAACACCTCTGTCTTGcgagttttctgtttctgtgtccACAGGTCAGGCTGACAGGAAGTTGGAGTGGCAGAGCGGCAGCCGGCAGAGCCCAGACGATGGACGTCCATCCTCTTCATTCGAACGCTCTCACAGAG ATGCTTCACCTTCACCATCTTTGTCCCTCCCCGAGGACGAAATAGAGAGGCGGTTAAACGATCTAGAGAGGAAGTTGGACGATCTAGAGAGGCAGTTGTTAAGCCCTAGCAGTGGTGATAGCTGGGATAGCCAAAGCGAACAGGGCAGTTTCAGCGACGACTGTTTGTCCAGGTCCGACAGCCTCGAAGGGTGGCTCTGCCCTCCGCTGCCAGGTCAAGTTCCTGTTGAGCCAACAGAGACTTCAAATGGCCGAACCGCTCAGGGTGCCACGGAGGCTTCTCCTGCGAACAAGAGCTCAACAG AAACACCCACAGGATCTAGGAAGAGGAATGTGATTCATTCTTTCCTCGAGAGGCTCTGGAAGGCTATGAAGAGTCCTTTCTGCTGCTGTTGCCTCAGCGCTGTGGATGTCGTGGAGCCTTTTGTCCCTCCACCAGATCTGGAGCCAGAACCTGATCCTAAGCCGTCCTCACCTGCGCCCGTTCACTCCGTCGTCGAGCCAAATAATG AGTCCCTTGAGTCGCTATATAATGTGGGAAAGATGATTGGATCCGGAATGTTTGGCTGTGTGTACGAGGGAACACGCAAATTTGATGGCAAAAGG GTCGCCATCAAGCGGATGACCaaatttgacaattttcttTATCTTGATATT CCTGGGCATCCCGAACCTCTCGTTACAGAAGTGGCGCTGCTGCTAATGATGAGGCGGGAACCCATCAGCCCCTACGTCATACAACTATACGAGTGGTTTGAACACCCTCGAAAATTCACCCTCGTTTTGGAGAACCCCGAACCCTGCGAGAGCTTGAAGGACGCCCTCACTCGTCATCCTGGACTGTGTGAAACAGTAGCACGGGTCTTCATGCAACAGGCCGTGCTGGCGGTACAACACTGCATCGAgcatggtgtttttcacaacGATATTAATGCACAGAATATCCTGTTGAAGAAAAACACCTTCGAGCTCAAGCTGATAGACTTTGGCTGCGGTCAGCTATTTAGCAGTGATGGCTACGAGAGCAGCGCATACCTTG GATTACAGGACCACTGCCCACCTGAAGTCTTCACAGAACCCAGATTCCACGCCGTACCAGCAAATGTCTGGGCTCTGGGAGTGCTGCTGTATGAGATGGTGAACGCACGTCGTCCTTTTCGCAATAGAATGGAGACCATACAAGCGAAACTTCGATTTCAGAATGGCAACTTATCCCTAG GATGCATGGATCTGATTGGGCAATGCTTAGCTGGGGATCCGACTAAACGGCCGACGCTAGAGCAGATGTTACAACATAAATGGATTAGAAATGACGACTCGACTGTAGCTTGGAGTAGTTCAGGAGATTCACTCGATCAGTGA